The Corynebacterium pseudopelargi genome contains a region encoding:
- a CDS encoding OsmC family protein, translating into MSDLTPNHKPGEALEPIDAERLASLAQKNQENPAGGKKQIKTHTEADGQFRNYTQIRDLEPVLVAEPPQLLGDNSAGNPTEVAQAALASCISVGIQAIATHRGVTLTKIAIDIESDIDISAVWGVGDLDEDKRTGVSDVRVKIELEGDADRETLDKIQRDAVKWSPVVNTYTRPANLTSELV; encoded by the coding sequence ATGTCTGATCTCACCCCTAACCACAAGCCCGGCGAAGCACTCGAACCCATCGATGCCGAGCGTCTTGCATCCCTGGCTCAGAAGAACCAGGAAAACCCCGCCGGTGGCAAGAAGCAGATTAAGACCCACACCGAGGCAGACGGCCAGTTCCGCAACTACACCCAGATCCGCGATCTGGAGCCGGTCCTCGTGGCTGAGCCCCCTCAGCTTCTTGGCGATAACAGCGCAGGCAACCCCACCGAGGTTGCGCAGGCTGCTCTGGCTTCCTGCATTTCTGTTGGCATCCAGGCCATCGCTACCCACCGCGGCGTTACGCTGACCAAGATCGCCATCGACATCGAATCCGATATCGACATCTCTGCCGTATGGGGCGTTGGCGACCTTGACGAGGACAAGCGCACCGGCGTTTCCGATGTTCGCGTCAAGATCGAGCTTGAGGGCGATGCAGACCGCGAGACCCTGGATAAGATCCAGCGCGATGCTGTGAAGTGGTCTCCTGTGGTAAACACCTACACCCGTCCGGCAAACCTCACCTCCGAGCTGGTCTAA
- the serA gene encoding phosphoglycerate dehydrogenase → MSNTRPVVLIADKLAQSTVDALGDSVEVRWVDGPNRPELLKAVVDADALLVRSATTVDKEVLDAAKNLKIVGRAGVGLDNVDIAAATERGVMVANAPTSNIHSACEHAISLLLSTARQIPAADKTLRDAQWKRSSFSGVEIFGKTIGIVGFGHIGQLFAQRLAAFETTIIAYDPYANPARAAQLGVQLVDLEELMQRSDFVTIHLPKTKETAGMFDAELLAKSKQGQIIINAARGGLVNEQALADAIRSGKIRGAGFDVFETEPCTDSPLFELDEVVVTPHLGASTVEAQDRAGTDVAASVLKALAGEFVPDAVNVAGNQVGEEVSMWLDLARKLGLVAGRLLDQAPVSLEVEARGELSSENVDVLGLAALRGLFSGIVEEPVTFVNAPRIAEERGVEVEVSTHTESKTHRSVLEVRAVAADGTTASVIGALTGLNGVEKIVRINSRGLDLRARGYNLFFQYSDAPGALGKVGTKLGSNGINIDAAALSQDAEGGGATLILRVDRAVEEDLLNEIAGEIGAECFAVDFGS, encoded by the coding sequence GTGAGCAACACCCGTCCGGTCGTCCTCATTGCCGATAAACTCGCCCAGTCCACCGTGGATGCACTGGGAGATTCCGTAGAAGTACGTTGGGTTGATGGCCCAAACCGCCCTGAGTTACTCAAGGCCGTCGTTGACGCCGATGCACTGCTGGTGCGTTCTGCTACCACCGTGGATAAGGAAGTGCTCGACGCCGCCAAGAACCTCAAGATTGTTGGTCGCGCCGGCGTTGGCCTCGATAACGTGGATATTGCCGCTGCGACTGAACGCGGTGTGATGGTGGCAAACGCCCCGACTTCCAATATTCACTCGGCCTGCGAGCACGCCATCTCCTTGCTCTTGTCCACCGCGCGTCAGATTCCCGCGGCAGATAAGACCTTGCGTGATGCTCAGTGGAAGCGCTCTTCTTTCTCCGGTGTAGAGATCTTTGGCAAGACCATCGGCATCGTGGGCTTTGGCCACATCGGTCAGCTGTTTGCCCAGCGCTTGGCTGCGTTTGAAACCACCATCATTGCCTACGATCCTTATGCAAATCCGGCTCGTGCTGCTCAGTTGGGTGTGCAGTTGGTCGATCTTGAAGAGCTCATGCAGCGCTCCGATTTCGTCACCATTCACCTGCCCAAGACCAAGGAAACTGCCGGCATGTTTGATGCCGAGTTGCTTGCGAAGTCGAAGCAGGGTCAGATCATCATCAACGCTGCGCGCGGTGGATTGGTCAACGAGCAGGCGCTTGCCGACGCCATCCGTTCGGGCAAGATCCGTGGCGCAGGCTTCGATGTGTTTGAAACCGAGCCTTGCACCGATTCGCCCCTCTTTGAGCTTGACGAGGTCGTGGTGACTCCGCACCTTGGTGCTTCAACGGTTGAGGCTCAGGATCGCGCCGGCACCGATGTTGCGGCTTCGGTGCTAAAGGCCCTGGCTGGCGAATTCGTCCCCGATGCCGTCAACGTTGCCGGTAACCAGGTGGGCGAAGAGGTATCGATGTGGCTCGATCTTGCCCGCAAGCTCGGCTTGGTGGCAGGCAGGCTATTGGATCAAGCACCGGTTTCCCTGGAGGTTGAGGCTCGCGGTGAGCTTTCCAGCGAAAACGTCGACGTGCTTGGCCTCGCGGCGCTGCGCGGTTTGTTCTCGGGCATCGTTGAAGAACCTGTCACGTTTGTCAATGCTCCGCGCATCGCAGAAGAGCGTGGGGTAGAGGTGGAAGTGTCCACCCACACCGAATCCAAGACGCACCGTTCGGTGCTCGAGGTGCGTGCGGTTGCCGCCGATGGCACCACTGCTTCGGTGATCGGTGCGCTGACTGGGCTCAATGGCGTGGAGAAGATCGTGCGCATTAACTCCCGTGGCTTGGATCTTCGCGCCCGTGGCTACAACCTCTTTTTCCAGTACAGCGACGCCCCCGGCGCGCTGGGCAAGGTTGGCACGAAGCTGGGCAGCAATGGCATCAACATCGATGCTGCTGCGCTGTCTCAAGATGCAGAAGGTGGCGGAGCTACCCTGATCCTGCGCGTGGATCGCGCGGTGGAAGAAGATCTGCTCAATGAGATCGCAGGCGAGATCGGCGCAGAGTGCTTCGCCGTTGATTTCGGTTCTTAA
- a CDS encoding GmrSD restriction endonuclease domain-containing protein produces the protein MGFSTPSYDLIDIFNRIDRGDLQLPDFQRDYRWDVDRIRSLLVTVLRGYPIGTLMALDTRNEPMRFRPRPIQGAPDTGVAPGMLLLDGQQRITTLYQCLRGDGLVESVDLRNKKAKRRFFVDINRAVESEVMPDEAVISVDEHGHVRSHFAVGLPETISEDTAIEAGLIPVHTLLTDRGSDMLFDLAGRSDEGQRERTKRFHNAVLRPLVRYAVPMTRLDRETAQASIGSIFAQANAHGLQMDVFELLTAVFAAEDPDFRLHDDWALTESVLRRYPALDGITKTDFLSAVALYVTALQGHASGQREAVLALSLREYLPAAKKVRAAFHEAANYMRQRCMLTTSQVPYTQQLVPLAAIIALLAEDPHVMTQKQSWDRLNRWFWCGVFGELYGSPALTIRMGQDVDEVTAWIRGQREALPASISGARFVESRLLSAGPDSGLYKGIYALLEGLGARDWRTGTVIDQHTAPAMGVHFRTIFPLRWCEENGIDPVLAHSVLNRTPMGRRTYVMVEESSPARYLYRVQSKSLMDDEEFDQVLSSHQLDPYLLFSANAEAFFNDRRRRLLAMIEDAMGTTAVHDVDEADLSAGEEGPEAFNN, from the coding sequence ATGGGTTTTAGTACTCCAAGTTACGACCTCATTGACATCTTCAACCGCATCGACCGAGGAGATCTGCAGCTTCCAGACTTCCAGCGCGACTATCGCTGGGATGTCGATCGCATTCGATCCCTGCTGGTAACGGTGCTGCGTGGCTATCCAATCGGCACCCTGATGGCCCTGGATACCCGCAACGAGCCCATGCGCTTTCGCCCGCGCCCAATCCAGGGTGCGCCGGATACCGGTGTGGCTCCCGGCATGCTGCTGCTCGACGGCCAGCAACGCATCACCACCTTGTACCAGTGCTTACGCGGCGATGGACTCGTAGAGTCTGTGGATCTGCGCAACAAGAAAGCTAAACGACGCTTCTTCGTCGATATCAACCGCGCCGTGGAAAGCGAAGTGATGCCCGACGAGGCCGTCATTTCCGTTGACGAGCACGGCCATGTGCGATCACACTTCGCCGTTGGTTTGCCTGAGACCATTAGCGAAGACACCGCCATCGAAGCCGGACTCATCCCGGTGCACACGCTGCTGACCGACCGCGGATCAGACATGCTCTTTGATCTTGCCGGCCGCTCTGATGAAGGCCAACGCGAGCGCACCAAGCGCTTCCATAACGCAGTGCTTCGTCCACTGGTGCGCTACGCAGTGCCGATGACTCGCCTCGACCGCGAAACGGCACAAGCCAGCATCGGCTCCATTTTTGCCCAAGCCAATGCGCACGGTTTGCAAATGGACGTCTTCGAACTGCTCACCGCCGTCTTTGCTGCGGAAGATCCGGATTTCCGCCTCCACGACGACTGGGCGCTTACCGAATCGGTGCTGCGTCGATACCCAGCGCTTGATGGCATCACCAAAACTGATTTCCTAAGCGCGGTGGCACTCTATGTCACCGCCTTGCAAGGCCATGCCAGTGGCCAGCGCGAAGCCGTGCTTGCGCTTTCGCTTCGCGAATACCTGCCTGCGGCAAAGAAAGTGCGCGCAGCCTTCCATGAAGCCGCGAACTATATGCGCCAGCGCTGCATGCTCACCACCTCGCAGGTGCCCTATACCCAGCAGCTCGTTCCGCTCGCGGCAATCATCGCCTTGCTCGCAGAAGATCCCCATGTGATGACGCAGAAGCAATCCTGGGATCGACTCAATCGCTGGTTCTGGTGCGGTGTGTTCGGTGAACTCTACGGCTCCCCAGCGCTTACCATCCGCATGGGCCAAGACGTAGACGAAGTCACCGCATGGATTCGCGGCCAGCGCGAAGCACTGCCTGCCTCTATCAGCGGTGCACGCTTTGTAGAATCCCGCCTGCTTTCCGCCGGCCCAGACTCCGGATTGTATAAAGGCATCTACGCCTTGCTCGAGGGGCTCGGGGCCAGGGATTGGCGCACCGGCACGGTGATCGATCAGCACACAGCCCCCGCCATGGGCGTGCATTTCCGCACCATCTTCCCGCTTCGCTGGTGCGAGGAAAACGGTATCGACCCGGTGCTTGCACACTCGGTGCTCAACCGCACCCCCATGGGGCGGCGCACCTACGTCATGGTGGAAGAAAGCTCCCCGGCGCGCTACCTCTATCGAGTGCAATCCAAGTCGCTGATGGATGATGAGGAATTTGATCAGGTGCTTTCAAGCCACCAGCTTGATCCCTACCTACTATTTAGCGCCAACGCCGAGGCCTTCTTTAATGATCGCCGCCGCAGGTTGCTTGCCATGATCGAAGACGCCATGGGCACCACTGCAGTCCACGACGTAGACGAGGCAGATTTAAGCGCCGGTGAAGAAGGCCCAGAGGCCTTTAATAACTAA
- a CDS encoding cation diffusion facilitator family transporter, protein MHSHAEPRGTRSLLIALGVTGSIFLVELIGGAIAGSLALVSDAMHMLSDSTGLVVALVATLMASKAANAKATYGYKRIEVFAAMLNAVTVAGVSIWIVVEAFNRLSNGAVNNASTTLLIGTIGLVANIISALVLHRDREHSMNIQGAYLHVLVDLFGSIAVIIASILMLSFGWFWADTVASLIIAALILPRAMQLLWNALNVLLERVPANVDTNEIRQSLESLECVTAVHDLHVWSLDGAEILATCHLVVETPVTTDCDLLDRAQAALKHHGVGHSTIQIEVSGHGAHEEVCHHS, encoded by the coding sequence ATGCACTCCCACGCTGAACCTCGCGGCACTCGCTCATTGCTGATCGCCTTGGGCGTTACCGGCAGCATCTTCCTAGTCGAGCTCATCGGAGGCGCCATCGCCGGCTCCTTGGCCTTGGTCTCTGATGCAATGCACATGCTCTCGGATTCCACCGGCCTTGTCGTGGCCTTAGTAGCCACGCTCATGGCCAGCAAGGCCGCCAACGCCAAAGCCACCTACGGCTATAAGCGCATTGAGGTCTTCGCCGCGATGCTCAACGCCGTCACGGTGGCTGGAGTGTCAATCTGGATCGTGGTCGAAGCATTCAACCGCCTCAGCAACGGGGCAGTCAATAACGCCAGCACCACCTTGCTCATCGGCACCATCGGCCTGGTTGCCAACATCATCAGCGCACTGGTGCTGCACCGCGACCGCGAACACAGCATGAACATCCAGGGCGCCTACCTGCACGTGCTTGTCGATCTCTTCGGCTCCATCGCCGTGATCATCGCATCGATCCTCATGCTTTCCTTCGGCTGGTTCTGGGCCGATACCGTAGCCTCGCTGATCATCGCCGCCTTGATCCTGCCGCGAGCAATGCAACTGCTGTGGAACGCCCTAAACGTATTGCTTGAACGAGTGCCTGCGAATGTAGATACTAACGAGATTCGCCAAAGCCTCGAATCACTAGAATGCGTCACCGCCGTGCACGATCTTCACGTGTGGAGCCTCGACGGCGCTGAGATTTTGGCCACCTGCCACCTCGTGGTGGAAACACCAGTCACCACCGATTGTGACCTTCTTGATCGAGCACAAGCTGCATTGAAGCATCACGGTGTGGGGCATTCCACGATCCAAATCGAAGTTTCCGGCCACGGCGCCCACGAGGAAGTTTGCCATCACAGCTAG
- the ilvC gene encoding ketol-acid reductoisomerase: MAIEILYDADADLSLIQGRKVAVVGYGSQGHAHAMCLRDSGVEVVIGLREGSKSAAKAEEAGFKVMSNADAAAWADVVMILAPDTSIPKIYNEEIAPNLSEGNAIFFAHGLNIHFGLIEPAEYLTVAMVAPKGPGHLVRRQFVDGKGVPCLIAVEQDPTGEGKALALSYAAAIGGARAGVIPTSFREETETDLFGEQAVLCGGLEYLMMAGFEVLTEAGYAPEMAYFEVLHEMKLIVDLVWEGGLANMNYSISETAELGGYVAGPRIIDEGAKQRMKDVLADIQSGKFVQDMVKDVENGQPELKRMREEVASHPIEKTGAKLRDLMSWVKNPITETA, from the coding sequence GTGGCTATTGAAATTTTGTACGACGCAGATGCTGATCTCTCCCTGATCCAAGGACGCAAGGTAGCCGTCGTGGGTTATGGCTCCCAGGGTCACGCACACGCAATGTGTTTGCGCGATTCCGGCGTCGAGGTCGTGATTGGCCTGCGTGAAGGCTCGAAGTCTGCAGCAAAGGCTGAAGAAGCCGGCTTTAAGGTGATGAGCAACGCAGACGCCGCTGCATGGGCCGATGTTGTGATGATCCTGGCTCCGGATACCTCCATCCCGAAGATCTACAACGAGGAAATCGCTCCTAACTTGAGCGAAGGAAACGCGATCTTCTTCGCCCACGGCCTGAACATTCACTTCGGCCTGATCGAACCTGCCGAATACCTCACCGTGGCCATGGTTGCACCGAAAGGCCCAGGCCACCTGGTGCGCCGCCAGTTTGTCGACGGCAAGGGCGTGCCCTGCCTGATCGCTGTGGAACAAGACCCCACCGGTGAAGGCAAGGCTCTCGCGCTGTCCTACGCCGCAGCCATCGGCGGTGCTCGTGCCGGCGTGATTCCGACCTCCTTCCGCGAAGAAACCGAAACGGACCTCTTTGGTGAGCAAGCCGTGCTCTGCGGTGGCCTGGAATACCTGATGATGGCCGGTTTTGAGGTGCTCACCGAAGCTGGCTACGCCCCCGAAATGGCCTACTTTGAGGTGCTGCACGAGATGAAGCTCATCGTGGACCTCGTGTGGGAAGGCGGCCTGGCCAACATGAACTACTCCATCTCTGAAACTGCAGAGCTGGGTGGCTATGTTGCAGGCCCGCGCATCATCGACGAAGGTGCCAAGCAGCGCATGAAGGACGTGCTGGCAGATATTCAGTCCGGCAAGTTCGTCCAAGACATGGTCAAGGACGTAGAAAACGGCCAGCCTGAGCTCAAGCGCATGCGCGAAGAAGTAGCATCGCACCCCATTGAAAAGACCGGTGCAAAGCTGCGCGATCTGATGAGCTGGGTGAAGAACCCGATCACCGAGACTGCCTAA